One window from the genome of Sardina pilchardus chromosome 12, fSarPil1.1, whole genome shotgun sequence encodes:
- the brox gene encoding BRO1 domain-containing protein BROX, giving the protein MAHWFHRNPLKATAPVSFNLYGIAGSPAANKICNDLRTTRARLLEMFTDVTCTPEIMKNATDAYFSLLQGFIASLDGTTQENKLRYIQNFKWTDTLQGNTASAQQDAVFELVSMGFNVAVWYSKYASRLAGKENVTEDEAKIVHKSLKVAAGIFKHLKDIHIPRLITPAEKGRDLEPRVIDTYIVQCQAEAQEVTIARAIELKHNANLIAALAFETANFYQKADHTLNTLEPDYSSKWRKYLQLKQHFYMAYAYCYHGQTLLASDKCGEAIRSLQEAEKCYSKAEALCKEYRQTKGPGTTAKPSEQLFFLKLGGLIKNTLEKCQRENGFIYFHKVPAEAPSLELKASYGLAEPIGFELPPVSDQCTPEVYATFDLTKGAKDEKAKSKQDEEVKPVKEPDLKPQKDTGCTIS; this is encoded by the exons ATGGCCCACTGGTTTCATCGAAATCCTTTGAAAGCCACGGCACCAGTCTCGTTCAATTTGTATGGAATTGCTGGGAGTCCTGCAGCTAACAAAATATGCAA TGACCTGAGAACAACCAGGGCAAGACTTCTAGAGATGTTCACAGATGTCACCTGTACCCCAGAGATTATGAAGAATGCCACTGATGCTTACTTCTCTCTATTGCAAG GGTTCATTGCTTCTCTGGATGGTACCACACAAGAGAACAAACTGCGGTACATTCAGAACTTCAAGTGGACTGATACTTTACAAGGCAACACTGCGAG TGCTCAGCAGGATGCAGTATTTGAATTGGTTTCGATGGGATTTAACGTTGCAGTCTGGTACTCCAAATATGCCTCAAGACTGGCAGGCAAAGAGAA TGTTACGGAGGATGAGGCCAAAATAGTTCATAAAAGCCTGAAAGTTGCAGCTGGAATTTTCAAACATCTAAAG GATATCCACATCCCCCGCCTCATCACTCCTGCTGAGAAGGGCAGGGATCTGGAGCCCAGGGTTATCGACACCTACATTGTCCAGTGCCAAGCTGAGGCCCAGGAAG TGACTATTGCCAGAGCTATCGAGTTGAAGCATAATGCCAATCTCATCGCAGCCCTAGCATTTGAAACGGCAAACTTCTATCAGAAGGCTG aCCACACACTGAACACTCTGGAGCCTGACTACAGCAGCAAGTGGAGGAAGTACCTTCAGCTCAAGCAGCACTTCTACATGGCCTAT GCATATTGCTACCACGGGCAGACTCTCCTTGCCAGTGACAAGTGTGGAGAGGCTATAAGATCTCTACAGGAAGCTGAAAAAT GTTACTCCAAGGCCGAGGCTTTGTGTAAAGAGTACCGTCAGACCAAGGGCCCCGGCACCACAGCCAAGCCTTCAGAGCAGCTCTTCTTCCTGAAGCTCGGAGGGCTCATCAAGAACACACTGGAGAAGTGCCAGAGGGAGAACGGCTTCAT ATATTTCCACAAGGTTCCAGCCGAGGCCCCATCACTGGAGCTGAAGGCTAGCTATGGCCTGGCTGAGCCCATTGGCTTTGAGCTTCCTCCCGTGAGTGACCAGTGCACCCCTGAGGTCTATGCCACCTTCGACCTCACTAAGGGAGCCAAGGATGAGAAG GCCAAGTCCAAACAGGATGAGGAAGTGAAGCCGGTGAAGGAGCCTGACCTGAAGCCTCAGAAAGACACCGGCTGCACCATCTCTTAA
- the LOC134097907 gene encoding protein FAM177B, whose product MNDNLTRDLHMQETSFDHQSDDRRIIYFANGETLEESEGEEEDDEDTNKKEPFSQSVDTANLSWREYSRFLGTKIGKKSLQTCDYLGEKLARLLGLYSAKYQYAIDEFNRDQKEKNIKEESSDVFMEDDTENINLAQKKSRKYGATGTPKVASHQSSISAPRVTHMAVGTNNNGYQDDQ is encoded by the exons ATGAATGACAACTTAACAAGA GATCTCCACATGCAAGAGACAAGTTTTGACCATCAATCTGATGACAGACGAATCATCTACTTCGCCAATGGAGAGACTCTAGAGGAGAGtgagggtgaggaagaggatgatgaagatACAAATAAGAAAGAACCTTTTTCACAATCAGTGGACACA GCAAACCTGTCTTGGAGAGAATATTCTCGGTTCCTAGGAACGAAAATTGGGAAGAAGTCATTACAAA CCTGTGACTATCTTGGGGAGAAACTGGCTCGTCTCCTTGGACTATACTCTGCTAAATACCAGTATGCCATAGATGAATTTAATCGTGATCAAAAG gaaaaaaacatcaaGGAGGAATCTTCAGATGTCTTCATGGAGGATGACACAGAAAACATTAATCTCGCCCAGAAAAAGAGCAGAAAATATGGAGCCACTGGTACTCCCAAAGTTGCCAGTCACCAGTCTTCCATTAGTGCACCTAGAGTAACGCATATGGCAGTTGGCACAAACAATAACGGATACCAGGATGATCAATGA